In Lactuca sativa cultivar Salinas chromosome 5, Lsat_Salinas_v11, whole genome shotgun sequence, the DNA window tcaaaaccgagatccacaagaaaaggtgagttcatacccctctattttcggttttcatatgttttatgagggagaatacaagtaaaatgtgtagatctatgtgtatgtgtatgtgtatgttatgtgtgatttcatgtgtttatgtggaaAATGTGTAACAAAAAGAATAGAAATTTGAGATCTATGGCTctaagaggaagataaacatgatctaaGATGTATTACActaaaacaagtcaagaaaaaaattaccctctaagattaagtatacatattgcaacataaaactcgcttttgggctaaaattgtcaaacaaacaaaagttgggttgaaAAATTGCTATTCACGGTTTTCTCAAGGattaaaagagtcaaaacagtaaaaataagtgtttttatgaatatcatactcttttaaaggttagaaatgaaatttatggcttaatgggccaaattttgggtttttcggcccaatgagccaAAACTTGCGAAAATTACAACTTTCAAGGTGTTGAAATGATAAAattctcaaaacagggggtaaAAGGGGTGAATAAAACTAATTCAGGGGTTAAAacgatgtattttccaaacaaggaccaaaattgtaaactttttggattttgggccaaatttgtaaaagttgcaaaaagtttgggctttaaccgaAGAACACTCTTTTGGAAGGGAtgaaactgccaaagaataagttttgagctaaaaatatcacttgaacaagtctatgggtcaaaagtgtcaagaaaatggtttaagggcttaaaatgtctttttttgtataaaggactaaaattgtcaattttacTAAAGAAGGGCTGAAAGGGTTCAAACCTatatttttgagtcaattattttatttttaagatatttgagttaaaataaaaataccaaactacaattcatgaaaatggaaagatgGAATACATATAATTTCTAACATCGTTATAAATAACCGACCGGCCTCGTTCTGGTGCGAAATTAATAACTACCcaatcaaactttccaacaattatactatacctaaaacaagtaaacatccaaatctttgggcttgaaagttccaaTTATGCTTGTTGGGCTTTTgagacccattaacatgatttttgggctcaagggataataataaatgtttttgggccttctatgacccaaattcatatttaagggaccctcaatggcttttaagtgtTATTGgaccttagtggcccattagtattgCTAGTAAGGTTTAAGTaaatcaaatgcgaaatgggCCAACGTGCCATTCATATACCCAATAGCCATAAATAATACGTGAGATTAGTAGGAccttgtaatcctcttctcctcgtttattaGGCCTACCTTCAACTCAGTAAACATATACAAGTCGTTAATCAATGGTAATCAAATTCATGttagatttagtgagtaatagcGGACGACACCTCTATGGGTCGTctatagtctgtagttataatcaaagtctcctggagggagagcgagagtttgtgtatagatctatacgggggtgactcccccacacctcagctgttcgctacagttagacttggccagtctagggtgacaaaatcttaagatcaattccggcgtTCGTTAGAATGCCAAgatagacgaactagtcattatcatgtatggttataaTGAATCACAATTAAACAAATCTAACAATATCCGAGTAATCAGGGAAAAATCATAATCATTCGTCGTGACGGTTTAACAATTTgaaacaattatatttttctttatcggaaaacatcggatTTTTCGAGGAAATCAACACCATTCATTTGTatttttcaataactataatgcaaaacttttcatttatacacgctttgaaatcattcatgcataaaccgatggatcttcacactttggtatGAACAATTgtctttttcaaaaaatatcggattttctgggttttataaactatacaaacattttcaaaacaaccatgcttatgaactcaccaacatttcatatgttgacgtttttcaaaataacttgtattctcatgtaacaggtaagtcgAGGAGTAACATCGAGTATGTTAGGGTATTATGCTTGTGGAAagactatcaaacaatttatattATGGATATGTAATgattaaacaatgtacttgatgtgaacaatgtcagttgtaatgtattgatgcatgatgaagtttatgttatgattcatgtatattcattgtgatgatattgaatataagtcacgcgagccctcggacgtttccgctgtctggtttgggggtgtgacaataggaGTACGTCGTCCATACCttatgtacgcccaatgtactcaagTCTAGTCCGTGGACAATTGAAATAATTTGCAAGAGTTTTACCTGCCAAAACAGGCGTTACATTTCTTCTTCGCATTTGCTGcttctctcatctcctcctttcTTGTTGCAATAGTTGTGGATTCTTCCATAAATGAAGGTGCTAACAGAATTTTGTGGTAGTTCGGTGATTATAAGAACCTCAAGCACCACTAATAACCCCGGAATACGCTTTTACACTTGTCAAAAAATGGTATGATCGATTATTTATTCTCTGATTTTTCGCACTTGTACCTTCTTACATCTTCAATGTCATCAATTGATAACCCTAATTGAACTTTTCTAAAATTTGAAGGGACCAGAATATGGGTTTATTGCATGGGTTGATGATGAAAAGCAACCTCATTCCTCTTTCATaatttttggtttggttttggcGAATAAGGATCTTGAAACCCAAAATTATATGTTGAAAATGTTCTTAATTTGTAGTTGGGTTTTGTTTGTATCCATACTTgtttataagttttaatgattagGCTTATCAGGTGGGTTTTAGTTCAAATGCTAGGAAATGTGAAGTTTAGTTCTGAATGATAAAGGTTATACCTGTTAAAGATGTATGGATGATGAATTTGTAATGGTTCTTTTGTAATGGTCATTATCAATGAAATGTAAAGTTTATTTTCGAATGATAAAGGTTCTTTTGTAAGGCCACTATCAAATTTTAGATTTTGCACATTCTTGATTAAAAGGTTAATAAGTTGTTAAATGTTATCAATGCAACACTGTTGTAATGAAAGGGAATCAGATGCAACAGAATGACCAAAACTTGAACCAAAAAACATTGCAACATTCGTTTTAAATGACAAAGTACTTCATAAAACAATGAACAAAACCATATAAAAAACACAATGAACAATAAATAGCCTGATGCAAAAACAATGAACAAAACATACATTCACCAACTTACTTCATAATAACCCAAACTAGAATGTGTCAAAATACATCATCAAACCCAAAATAGTTTAACAACCATGTCAAGTCCATGATTAACAAAAATTACATCATCAAACCAAAAACCCACAGGAACTAAAACCTTttgtaacaagtctaaaaacataacaaaaattaAACTTCATGATAAGAAAAAGTAACAACACACATTTGCAAACACTTTCTTTCCTCCTTATTATTTCCCAAAGTTGGTATTGTTCCCTTGCATAAAACTCTTACTTGATTCTTATCACATTTTTTCAAATTCTAGTTCTCTCCTAGTATGAATAGCCATTTCTTTAAATTTATTGGCGGAACTAAAAGTTTGATGTATGTAAAATGGATCACTCACAATAGCCTAATCATTCTTGTATGCTCTCCGAATGGCTTTGATGGGCTTTTTGTGTTGCTTAGATGGCTCTTCATCGAAAGAAGATTCAGACAACAAAATTTCATTATCCAAAACTTCAATTTCTAGTTATTCATTGTTTTCTTCCACCACTCTTTCGTTGCTACCCCTACCTACTTAGCGTCCTTGTCAACGTTCAAATAAAAATTCGACATTCCAACATCGACTTCCTCCACCATATTGTCTCCATCAACAAGGTATTCACTATCATCATAATCACTCCCTTCGTTATTATGTCTAGCATCATAATCACTTACACTATCCACATCAAAAAAATTGCTCACATTGTCCTTCCTTACACTATCCCACATAGCAGCCCCTTTGTTCATATTATCTTCCCCTGTGTCATCTCCTTCCAGCCTAAGAACAATCTTCGAGAACATGTTGGAGGCTGAATAATCTCTTGTATTCGAACTTTAAAGTGATTTGGGGACATTTCATATGTATGCAAACTAGTACTTCCATGATGTATGTAAACTTCAATAAGCTTATGCTTAGACACATAAAACCCTAAATGGTGAATATCCTGATCCCTACCCAACGTAAATAATCTGAAATCCAAATCATATAGAGGTAGTCTAAAGTGGTAATACAGAAGAGTACTATTTTCAACATACCCAAGTTCAAGAACTATTTCGCCTGTGTCATGGATTGGGAAAGTATCGTTGTCGCATAAGTCCACGTAGGTTTGCCTCCCTTTAACATACTTTCTTCCTAGAAATGGTGTAAACTCTCCACCATGGAACAATAAAATCGAGAAAATTGTAGGATGTCCAGTTGTGAAAGAAAATAACGGTCAATATATGTTTGGCGTGAGAAGAAAGACTCAATGAAACTAGCACCATATAGAAAGAAAGCTTACCATATCAACGTACAATGTCGATTTCATCCATATCATCATGTATCAACCAATTTACCATCGATGATCTTTAACAAAAAGGGTTTTGCATGTAAGGTTTTTTGAAAGGATTATTGGGTGAAGGATTTTCAAAAGCAAAAGGAAGATAATATGGGATGGGTGTTTTGATGATTCATATCAGCGTCAAGATGGGTTTATAGCAAACAAATGAAAAAGATCAAAATACCTACCCGTAAGGGGCTCTAACGGAGAAAAGAAACGGAGGGACCAAGCATGTTAAAAGATTTCGACTCTGAGGATGgtttgagttaaaaaaaaaaaattagggaccGTCCATGAAAAaaccccaaaccacagggaccattcgtgtaatttactctaaagatTATCTAAAGACATGTTCTTTAAAAAATACATGGTGATTCCATGTCGATTTTTCAATATAAATTTAAATCTTAGAAATTCTCATTCAAGTACTTTtcattaatataaaaatataaaataatacctAGATAATATATTGAATACGTAACATAAATAAACAATGTATAATAAGAGTTgataacaataaaaaataaaagaaacttTTGACAAACTCAAAAGACATTACTACTGTTGGTTTTTTTAGTATGGAAATGTAAAAGGGAATGAAGAATTTGGGACAGATTTGAATATGGAAATGAAGTAACTATTGACTAACTCACAAAATCAAAAGGCATTAAGAAAATTTTGTAAAACAATAAACCAAACATAAAAAAGGTTAtagcaaatttgtaaaaaaaaaaaataaaataaaaataaataaataaataaatagtagaAGAAGTTAAAGCTAAATTCGTAAAAGAAAAATGGGGGAATTAAAAAAAAGTTGGCTAAAGATGGACACGTAATCTTGAAATCTGCTATATTATGTCACAGAAatgtaatttatttaaatttaaaagttacatAATATTCGgtctttaagaaaaaaaaaacagtaaaCAAATATATATGCATCATAAATAGTTAGAATGGCAAATTTTCATGTAAACTTATATTAATCACATTGAAATCTAGATGTATGATCGAGCCTATATCGAGCTACGCCCAAGCTTGCTCATGTTATAACTAGATCGGACAATGTGCCAAGTCGAGTTGGTTTAGGTatttagattaaaaaaaatagttgttATGCGTAGTATGGACTATTTAGAGTAATTATTCGTACACAATAATTTTTCTCCGTACataataatttatgttttttaaaattatataatacaacattttaaaccataaattgttgtgtatggaagAACATTGTTATGAAAAATGCTACATTTATCATCTTTAAAAACAAGGTTATAAGCCTTTATACCTTTTTTGTTTTAAAAGATATTGTGGTCATTTGAGACatattttcaagtatgaataTATGTTATGTTTTGGTTTAATTCCACACTTCATCTCACTCATCTCTCTATTACTTTTTTATGAGAACTTTTTTTCATTGTATTTGCAATCTCAGTAATTTAAGGAAAACTTACTTCATCAAGAGGGCTTGAAGGTTCTTAGCAGCAAGCTAAAAGTTGCATGTTTGGGAGAATTTTGAGCACGTCAAGGATAAAGATGACAAGTAATGGGAAAGGTCATATATTTTATGGTTTTGTTTACAATACCTAGAAATACTATGATTTTCAAGACAATGAgatataattattataattttttttttggaaccgacATAAATTTATTAAACCCAACACCTATAACGGAAACAAGGTGGGGCAAAAGAAACAAAAGGGAACAAAGAGTTACAAAACATTAAACGGAGAACGACACAAATCCGCCCAATTACAATTGACAAAATTACCCCTATAATTGAGCCACCCGAACATTATAGAAAAATGTTATCTACAAGCATGTTGGCTGAGATTGAGACCTTCTTGAAAAATTTGTCATTTTTTGCCTTCCAAATGTTCCATATAAAACCGTAAATTATAGCCAAAAGAATGTGATGTTTTTTGGGACACCGACCCCAATTAGCCGCAAAATCAACAATCTCCTCGATTTTGGAAAATTGAGGAAAACTTATGTTGCACCACCTGAGCAGCCAAGACAAAACCTCTTTAGCAAATTGACAACCCAAAAAAAGATGGTCAACTTTGTCATTGACGATAAAACAAAACTGACAAGAGTTAAAATTGACCGAAATCCCCCTCCGAGAAAGCTCTTGTgatatacatatattatattatttttattgtaTGTAATTAGGGTATATGTAAAAAAGAAAAGCCATTAATTTACCGGGACAAACCCATATACATGGAAATACTCAACTTTTCCAGCATGACAATGACATAGCATGGAAATTATCGATAAAATTGGTGCTTAAAGAAGGGCTATCGTTCGATTTCTTTAGCCGATCGATCATATTCAAAATGTGTTAGAATATTGTTTTCTACAAGTAAGTTCTACTACTTTAAAATGTAacactataatttttttttgttataatacGTAATGATTTACAAACATCTTTTGGTTTACCCGAAAAATCGCTTTAAAAGGGATATATAATGATGGGTATTTTTGTaaaagatatatttatttttagaagtagacTATTATCTTAGGACAAACCAAAAAAGAAACACGAACTATTAATATGAAACAGAGGAAATAGTATTTAGTGTGGTCCATTTAACATCCACAACTCATTTATTTATGTAACGGTGTATTAAATCAACCTAAAAACAtggttaatgaaaaaaaaatggcTTTCAAATGTTTCCCTACCTTACACATAGGtccactttttttttttgaaatttaatgaaaattttaactatatttaattagaaattaaattataaatatattattagaCAATGCTAACAATGAGTATCATAATGATTAAAATAACAACaagcttcatatatatatatatatatatatatatatatatatatatatatatatatatatatatatatatatatatatatatatatatatatatatatatatatatatatatatatatatatatatatatataggtttaggttctatggaaaacaaaaaaccctaaaaatcataaaaatgcataaaaaaatacttagagatcacaaaacttttttttataaaaaatcgcagctttttataaaaattcgctgaaaaaaaaataaaaaataattttttttttttataaaaaaaaaaaatttttttttcaaattgtttttcagcgattttctttaaaaagctgcgattttttcttaaaaaatgtcaaaaaaaagttttgtgatctctaggtattttttttatgcatttttatgatttttagggttttttttgttttccaaataacctttccctatatatatatatatatatatatatatatatatatatatatatatatatatatatatatatatatatatatatatatatatatatatatatatatagagagagagagagagagagagagagagagagagatttaggttcaaatgttttcactatctattttgtgcatgtatgattaattctggaccaatcattttaattattttaagaaagtaattcatgcatattaaatgctgaagatgtaattagtatccattatatcttcaacatgtaatatgcattaattactttcttaaaataactaaaatgattggtccagaattaatcatacatgcacacaatagatagtgaaaacaaaataacctaaccctatatatatatatatatatatatatatatatatatatatatatatcgtatttTGATTAATTATTGTGTGGATATAGAGATAAATGTAGACCAATAGTTTTAGTTATTTAAAGTAATGATTTACCTATCTTTAAATTAGGAGACACATATTTAAATTAGGAAACACATGTTTAATTAATGAAAATTCTGGATTTTAAGAAATATTGATTCTTTTAATTTTGAATTCTGATTTTTTTAATTGATTCATTTTTAATTCtaacataatttttaattttactcaattttattcttttagaatacaaTTATGTTAGAACAATATTCTATGAAAATGATAGAATACATTCTGATAGAGTATATATTTTGATTGAAGTAACTTCTTGTAGAAAAACAACATTATTGAATTCAGTTGAAATATATTCAAACATTATCATGTAAATATAGATTCAAACATATTTTTATAGAATAATGGTATAAATAACATCATTAAATATACAATTATTGAGCAAATAGATTTGAttactaaaattaattaatagataacATTAAAAATTTACCTTATTTAATTAATTCTTAAATTATCTTGCCTAAATTAAAGGGATTAGTTAAATATTTGTTTAATTACTAAAATTAATTATTAGATAACATTAAAATTGCACCTTATTTAGGTTTTGATATATTGACTCACATTGATTTCTACATCCACACattaattagttagaatacttgagcatatatatatatatatatatatatatatatatatatatatatatatatatatatatatatatatatatatatatatatatatatatatatattagcattttttgattttttttaaattaattttttttccacatatcattttatgagttgctcttttttttaaatttcacataatattttaatgtaataattacaataaatataataataaatggatatcaattttattaataaacttacattttaatttcaaaattcctaaaattaaaactcattaagttcttttatttatttaaatttaaaaaataaaaaatatttgcattataataattcattatttttttattttcttataaattcaaagttgtcaaatattttaacatttatctttttttttgagtaaattgtggtttgatcaaaattgcacgtttggtccctaactttttttttgcactcggattgtccctatggtttgattttattgcgtttttcgtccctgtggtttgattttgttgcatttttcgtcccttacatacataaagttagggaccaaacatgcaatttttaccaaaccatagggacgaaaaacgcaacaaaatcaaaccacagggacgatccgagtgcaaaaaaaagttagggactaaacatacaattttgaccaaaccacagggacgatttcagtattttttttttttttttttttttgtaaattaattcatatatataatatataagtcTTACGGCTAACATGTAGAATATATAAGGGATATCAATTTTACAAAATTTACAAGACCTACATAAAATATTTGGTAAGCAAAACAACCGTTTAAGACTAGTTGAAAGTAACTCTCGTGAAACTTGAAGGACTAGTTGGGCAAAATAATTGATTATCGAGGCGCCGTTTGCAAAACCAAATAAAAATTTCAGAAAAAAAGGAAATTTTGTAAAGGAGATTTTCGATGCGTGTGACCGTACAAAGTTGCCGTTACAACCCTTCGTGCCCCTGAAGCTTCACAACTTTCGACTCTTGATGATCAAAATCAAACCCTTGCTCTAGGGTTTCCTTACGATGGGCACCAGTTATTCCAGCAAGTTATTCTCAGAATTTCCTCAATTTGTCTTTGACGAATCAGATGAACTTGCCGAGATGAAATCCAGATGGAACCCTACAGAATCGGGGAAAAAGAAATTTCGTTCCGGTTATTCCCCCGTCGACAATTACACGTTTTTGCAATCATGTACGTATTGAGAGAATatcgaaaaccctaattttttcaaTTCCGCTGTACCAGTTAACACACGTACACCTGTTTATTCTATGCATACTGATGTTCAAGGGATCACGGGAAATTGATTAGTAGCAGTTCGATGTTGAACTGTTGAAGTCCAGTAGATTACTTTTATATTTCAAGTCTGTTTTTTGGTTGTTGAAATAGTTTACGTTTGATTTCATAACAATTAAGTAGAAACGCGACAGTAAATCTGTGACGAGTGATATCAACGTTGACTGGTTTGACCTTGAAACTCTAGCTTTGGTAGTAGGGAGGGAGTTGCACTCCAATGTGTTTGTTTAGAATTTATAATTGTTGTGTTGCTTAGAATGGGTGCTAGAGTTGAGTCTAGTTCATGTGTGACATAATTGAACTTCTTTTTGGTTAATAGTATTTCAGAGTACTTAATATATGAATACATGTACTCAATGTCATAACTTTATCTAATATCTACCTACCTTTTCCCCATAGTGGCTGGAGGAAAGGAGCGTAAAGGAAAGAAATTGAGGGATGAAACTGTAATTATTCATGAAGATGATGATGCAGTGAAAGAAAGGATTGTTCGGTCAGATACTGCTTTACAATCCAGTTCTTCAGACTACAATTCAAAGAGTTTTGCAGGATCCAAGTCTTCTGATTTCATCACTCCTAAGCCCCTCAAAGCTCCCACCCAACGGTTTTGTTTGGCTGATGTATTTAGCATTTGAATTTCATTTACTACACAATGAATTGTACATTGTTTTTTGAACAATCTAACAATTATTCATTTTTTCACTCTTATTGCAGAATGAGCCTGTTTCTCTAATCTCAGATGAGGACAGTGATACTTCATCAGAAATGTCTTCTAATGATCTTGCAGACACCCAAGGTTCTGTACTTTATGAATTATCTTAATAACCCTGTATGTTTATTAGAGAACAATGTGTTCCTAATACCATGATTGTTTCCTCTTCAGGTTCATCAGGAGAACAGAGCCTTGTGCAAGAGATTACTTCACATGAGATGGTAAGTGCGCTTCTGGTTCTTTCTCAAATTGATAAAGAAAGTAATTGAAGGAAATAATGATTTTCAAGCTTCTTCTTGGTTGTGATTTACAGGAACCCAGTGTTGTTCTTCACCCAAAGTACACTACTTATGAAGGAAATTGTTACTGGAGTGCAAAGCTGACTTTTCTTCCCAGTTCCATCAAGCTCAATGTTTCAGAGGAAGAAGCACCCATGGGTCCTCTTACTTACGAATGGAAGACTGTGGATCTTATTTGTATCGAGTCAAAATGGCTGGATCCAGTGAGTTCAGAGCTTCGGTTTATTGTATTATCAACCTTCATTTTTTATAGGTTTACTTCTGTGTAATTTCTAGTTTCTTTTCTTGTCTTTTTCAGTTCCCAACAGCTGATGTCTGTCTTCATTTCAAGTTGGAGCATCCAAAACAACCCATCAGTAATCAAAAGTCAGGTATTTTCATTTTCAATGTACATTTTGTGTATATTTGTTTCAAGATATCTGGTTTTATTCTTACCAATGCATATATAATTAAACATACAGCAAGTCATAAGTTTATTTTCTAAACAATCTTGCAGGCATTATGAAGGTCAATTTCACTGTCTGTGACCCTAATTGGGATTCAATGCAAGAGCTTATTAAATCTCTGGATGAACAGTATAAGGAAAAATGGGAAGTTGATCTTGAGTGAGTCCTTTCTCTGTAAACCTTTAATTGGTTTCAAATCTCTTTCGTGACATTTTTACTTAATTGATTCACAGCTCATATGAATTGTTTGAAGACATTACCTATCGAGGGGATTGTGACTGTATTTCTATTTCTAAGAGAGATTTTCAGCTGCTGCATCCGGAGAAGTTTATCAATGATACCATTGTTGACTTTTATATCgagttgagtttttttttttactatatatGTAATTCATACATGAATTGGATAGCTAAAGTGAATAGATTTAGAATAAGACAATAAGTTAAATGACAAAGTTTGAGTTAATGGCAGATACCTGAAGAAGATCAATCCTGCTGATGAAAGAGTCCATTTCTTCAATAGCTTTTTCTTTAGAAAGCTGGCAGATTTTGATGAAAATCAATTGCAAATGTTTGATGCCAAGGAATCTTTTCAACGAGTTCGGAAATGGACAAAGAAAGTAGATATTTTTCAAAAGGATTACATTTTTATTCCTGTAAACTTCAGGTGagtttttttcttctttattttaaGTGTAGCATTCATGATATCATCCTTTCTCATCTATCCTCTATATGTGGCAGGTTGCATTGGAGTCTGATTATTATTTGTCATCCTGGGGAAGTAGTGAGTTTTGAAGGTAAATTTTTATTTGGTTATTTGGAACATGTTGCATTTCCATTAATATGACTAACTAACATCTGTGCAGATGAGGAACTAGAGGTTTCAGTTAAAGTACCATGCATTCTGCACATGGATTCTATTAAAGGAAGCCATAGAGGCATCGAAAATTGTATTAAATGGTAATCTATTCAGAACCTTTGAATGAattaatgagttttttttttttagttcatTTTGGGAATCTTCATTTGTAGCTTTTTTAATAAGAATTGTATCCCTACAGCTATCTCTGGGAGGAGTGGAAACAGAGGAGTAGCAACAGAGCAGAAGATATCTCAACAAAATTCAAGAATCTTCGGTTTCTTCGTCTTGAGGTATCATATGTTATGTTTCTTTCTGAATGTTAAATAGTCATCGACTCTTTTGACCCTGTACAATTGTTTTGTTCAGGTACCCCAGCAGCAAAACTCATATGATTGTGGGCTGTTCATGCTCCATTACATGGAACTTTTTATGAAACAGGCTCCAAGTAGCTTTAACCCATTGAGCAACTTTGTAAGTCTTAAGTCTTCTATTTCCTTCTTTTACAACCATTTTTTTTTGTTCCTTAATTCTCTTCTTTGTCTTTTCAGATCAGTAAAGATTGGTTCTTTCCAACAGAAGCATCTTTAAAACGTGGCCGAATAAAAAGATTGATTATTGAACTTGCAAAAAGTAGATCTGAACAAGTTTTATCACCCAACTGCAACGATGAGTTTTCTTCTGAAGACAAAGATGTGATTGAGGAAGAATCTGAAGATGTAGAGATTCTGAATGAGACATGTCATGGAAGAAGTAGTACACCATTAATGGTACAACCTCTGAGAAGTGAACCATATAAATCTGATTGTGAAGAATCGGGAGATGATGAAGATTCATTGATTGATGATGATGAGCAGAATCATGGAAAGTTGGTTCTCTATGATCCTTCTGTTGCTGTCTTATCACCAACAAAGGTAATAATAATAAGTAGCTGAGCTGTCTTTGCATTGATATAATTATCTAAACTGGATTTTGACTAATGTGTATAGGAAAGCAAAGCAAAAGAAGAAGTTGACAATGAGAAGAAGCAAGTAGCAATAGTATCTGGAAAGAACGAGTCAGAGTCGTTTATGACTTGTCTTGATAAATCCTTGAATTTATTAC includes these proteins:
- the LOC111913262 gene encoding probable ubiquitin-like-specific protease 2B, translated to MGTSYSSKLFSEFPQFVFDESDELAEMKSRWNPTESGKKKFRSGYSPVDNYTFLQSLAGGKERKGKKLRDETVIIHEDDDAVKERIVRSDTALQSSSSDYNSKSFAGSKSSDFITPKPLKAPTQRFCLADNEPVSLISDEDSDTSSEMSSNDLADTQGSSGEQSLVQEITSHEMEPSVVLHPKYTTYEGNCYWSAKLTFLPSSIKLNVSEEEAPMGPLTYEWKTVDLICIESKWLDPFPTADVCLHFKLEHPKQPISNQKSGIMKVNFTVCDPNWDSMQELIKSLDEQYKEKWEVDLDSYELFEDITYRGDCDCISISKRDFQLLHPEKFINDTIVDFYIEYLKKINPADERVHFFNSFFFRKLADFDENQLQMFDAKESFQRVRKWTKKVDIFQKDYIFIPVNFRLHWSLIIICHPGEVVSFEDEELEVSVKVPCILHMDSIKGSHRGIENCIKCYLWEEWKQRSSNRAEDISTKFKNLRFLRLEVPQQQNSYDCGLFMLHYMELFMKQAPSSFNPLSNFISKDWFFPTEASLKRGRIKRLIIELAKSRSEQVLSPNCNDEFSSEDKDVIEEESEDVEILNETCHGRSSTPLMVQPLRSEPYKSDCEESGDDEDSLIDDDEQNHGKLVLYDPSVAVLSPTKESKAKEEVDNEKKQVAIVSGKNESESFMTCLDKSLNLLQLKERNQPEEDVDVFVVEKKEDESDDDVFETCVVEDSDSDDSGRHLPLPCYRRKSASSSEGRIIRKNNVMSLQQQAPKRRHDVVSQAQKRLRRNSSADLQIISLCE